The Mycolicibacterium flavescens genome has a segment encoding these proteins:
- a CDS encoding HupF/HypC family protein produces the protein MTTAKRPYVGEELSADLAAAALDLARRFNDGATLWVISPQWEPHAHHIAVEFVHPVIMGKRALPSVALVEPDPVAQARVASRPGDLLIAVASAHEPSVVDAMRRARAWGVLTLWIGSGPRPAAGAANHILWIDTEDPMVPATGAFVLLYHLLWELTHVCFEHPGLLKPADPAAVCVTCSDEGRFGEVLVPPVDATSSALVRTAEGEEWVDVTLIGDVAVDDLVLLHAGGAISRVEPEEVRR, from the coding sequence ATGACGACCGCTAAACGACCGTATGTCGGCGAGGAACTGTCAGCCGACCTCGCCGCCGCCGCGCTGGATCTGGCCCGCCGGTTCAACGATGGAGCGACTTTGTGGGTGATCTCGCCGCAGTGGGAGCCGCACGCCCATCACATCGCCGTCGAGTTCGTGCACCCGGTGATCATGGGCAAGCGGGCACTTCCGTCGGTCGCCCTCGTCGAACCGGACCCCGTCGCGCAGGCGCGGGTGGCAAGTCGGCCCGGCGATCTGCTGATCGCGGTGGCGTCGGCGCACGAACCGTCGGTCGTCGACGCGATGCGGCGCGCCCGCGCGTGGGGCGTCCTGACGTTGTGGATCGGGTCCGGACCCCGTCCAGCGGCGGGAGCGGCAAATCACATCCTCTGGATCGACACCGAGGACCCGATGGTGCCCGCCACCGGAGCATTCGTGCTGCTGTATCACCTGCTGTGGGAGCTTACCCACGTCTGTTTCGAGCATCCGGGACTGCTCAAACCCGCGGACCCCGCCGCCGTCTGCGTGACGTGTAGCGACGAGGGGCGGTTCGGTGAGGTGCTCGTGCCGCCGGTCGACGCGACGAGTTCGGCGCTGGTACGCACTGCCGAGGGTGAGGAGTGGGTCGACGTCACGCTGATCGGCGATGTCGCGGTCGACGACCTTGTTCTGCTGCATGCCGGCGGGGCCATCTCGCGCGTCGAGCCCGAGGAGGTGCGCCGATGA
- a CDS encoding Protein of uncharacterised function (DUF3046) produces MRLTEFHQLVEEQFGSVRGSSLLVDHVLSGLDGRTAERAIEDGVDPRDVWRALCSDFDVPRDQW; encoded by the coding sequence GTGCGGTTGACGGAATTTCATCAGCTCGTCGAGGAGCAGTTCGGCTCGGTGCGCGGGTCGTCGCTGCTCGTCGACCACGTTCTGAGCGGATTGGATGGGCGCACCGCCGAGCGGGCCATCGAGGACGGCGTCGATCCGCGCGACGTCTGGCGCGCGCTGTGCTCGGACTTCGACGTCCCGCGCGATCAGTGGTGA
- the gmhA_1 gene encoding phosphoheptose isomerase: MTDSDATGFLYPFIESEESDAASLLDDLATSARGKAAESARLQRESLEEYGDALTAAGTQMAERFRRGGRLYTFGNGGSSTDAATLASLFSRPARGRPVAAWSLAADNAVVTALGNDVGFELIFKRQIIAHARDRDVAIALSTSGNSDDLMTAITEAKHRGLLTAGFSGHDGGRMAAADDLDFCFTVHSQSIHRIQESHAMLGYQLWAVVQDQLHTNSARALNGAPST, translated from the coding sequence ATGACCGACTCCGATGCCACCGGCTTCCTGTACCCGTTCATCGAGTCCGAGGAGTCCGACGCCGCGAGCCTGCTCGACGACCTCGCGACCTCGGCCCGCGGTAAGGCCGCCGAAAGCGCTCGGCTGCAACGGGAATCGCTCGAGGAGTACGGTGATGCGTTGACCGCGGCCGGAACGCAGATGGCCGAGCGGTTCCGCCGCGGCGGGCGGTTGTACACGTTCGGCAACGGCGGAAGTTCCACCGACGCCGCGACGTTGGCCTCGCTGTTCAGCCGACCGGCACGTGGAAGGCCGGTCGCCGCATGGTCCCTTGCCGCCGACAACGCCGTGGTGACCGCGCTCGGCAACGACGTCGGGTTCGAGCTGATTTTCAAACGCCAGATCATCGCCCACGCCCGCGACCGCGACGTCGCGATCGCGCTGTCCACGTCCGGCAACTCCGACGACCTGATGACCGCGATCACCGAGGCCAAGCATCGCGGCCTGCTGACCGCGGGCTTCTCCGGCCACGACGGCGGGCGGATGGCGGCCGCCGATGACCTCGACTTCTGTTTCACCGTCCACTCGCAGAGCATCCACCGCATCCAGGAGAGCCACGCGATGCTCGGCTACCAACTCTGGGCGGTGGTTCAGGACCAACTGCACACCAACTCGGCCCGCGCACTGAACGGAGCACCTTCCACATGA
- the hypD gene encoding hydrogenase expression/formation protein HypD yields the protein MRFVDEFRDPAAARALVRSITDLAGDDEFKFMEVCGGHTHTIYRHGIEHLLPETVELVHGPGCPVCVIPMGRVDDAMWLAEQPDVIFTTFGDMMRVPGSRGNLIEAKARGADVRFVYSPLDSLKIALDNPDKRVVFFAVGFETTAPSTAVTLVRAKALGVGNFSVFCNHVTIVPPIKAILESPDLRLSGFLGPGHVSTVVGLRPYRFVPDVYGKPMVVAGFEPLDILASVHMLLQQIRDGRCEVENQYTRVVRPEGNTQALKLMAQTFELRPHFEWRGLGFISQSALRLHPDYADFDAERTFAMPGVRVADPKACQCGEVLKGVIKPWECKVFGTACTPETPIGTCMVSPEGACAAYYNFGRLHRETALVLGQRA from the coding sequence ATGAGATTCGTCGACGAATTCCGCGACCCGGCCGCGGCACGCGCGCTGGTCAGATCCATCACCGACCTCGCCGGCGACGACGAGTTCAAATTCATGGAGGTGTGCGGCGGCCACACCCACACCATCTACCGCCATGGCATCGAGCATCTGCTGCCGGAGACGGTCGAGCTGGTACACGGGCCCGGATGCCCGGTGTGCGTCATTCCGATGGGACGCGTCGACGACGCGATGTGGCTGGCCGAACAACCGGACGTCATCTTCACGACGTTCGGCGACATGATGCGAGTGCCGGGATCGCGGGGCAACCTCATCGAAGCGAAGGCCCGCGGCGCCGATGTGCGCTTCGTGTACTCGCCGCTGGACTCCTTGAAGATCGCGCTCGACAACCCCGACAAGCGGGTCGTGTTCTTCGCAGTGGGCTTCGAGACAACCGCCCCGTCCACCGCCGTGACGCTGGTGCGCGCGAAAGCTCTGGGCGTGGGTAACTTCAGCGTGTTCTGTAACCACGTCACGATCGTTCCGCCCATCAAGGCGATCCTGGAGTCTCCCGACCTGCGGCTGTCCGGATTCCTCGGGCCCGGACACGTCTCGACGGTGGTGGGGTTGCGCCCGTACCGGTTCGTCCCCGACGTATACGGAAAACCCATGGTGGTGGCAGGATTCGAACCGCTCGACATCCTCGCGTCGGTGCACATGCTGCTGCAGCAGATCCGCGACGGCCGTTGCGAGGTCGAGAACCAGTACACGCGGGTGGTGCGTCCCGAAGGCAACACGCAGGCGCTCAAGCTGATGGCGCAGACGTTCGAGCTGCGACCGCATTTCGAGTGGCGGGGGCTGGGTTTCATCTCACAGAGCGCGCTGCGGCTCCACCCCGACTACGCCGACTTCGACGCCGAACGCACCTTCGCCATGCCGGGTGTGCGGGTGGCCGATCCGAAGGCGTGCCAGTGCGGCGAGGTGCTCAAAGGCGTCATCAAACCGTGGGAGTGCAAGGTTTTCGGTACCGCGTGCACACCGGAGACGCCGATCGGGACGTGCATGGTGTCCCCAGAGGGCGCCTGCGCGGCGTACTACAACTTCGGGCGGTTGCACCGTGAGACGGCGTTGGTCCTGGGTCAGCGCGCCTGA
- a CDS encoding UDP-glucuronosyl/UDP-glucosyltransferase, translating into MRVAVVAGPDPGHAFPALALCLRFLANGDTPTLLTGTEWLDTARDAGVNAAELLGLDPVDTDDDADAGAKVHQRGARMAVLNAPQMRQLAPDLVISDAITTAGGFCAELLGLPWVELNPHPLYRPSKGLPPIGSGLAPGVGFRGRLRDAILRALSARSWRQGIRQRSAARVQIGLPADDPGPRRRLIATLPALEVPRPDWPTEAVVVGPLHFEPTSATLDIPPGDGPVVVVAPSTATTGERGLAEVALETLTPGEVVPPGSRVVVSRLGGTEVTVPPWAVVGLGRQDELLSHADLVICGGGHGMVAKTLLAGVPMVVVPGGGDQWEIANRVVRQGSAQLVRPLAPDALAQAVREVLDTPRYRQAARRAGATVSDVEDPVRVCHEALAASA; encoded by the coding sequence ATGCGCGTCGCGGTCGTTGCCGGACCGGATCCGGGACATGCCTTTCCGGCACTCGCATTGTGCCTTCGTTTTCTGGCCAACGGGGATACGCCGACACTGCTGACCGGGACGGAATGGCTGGACACGGCCCGCGACGCCGGGGTGAACGCCGCCGAACTCCTCGGCCTGGATCCGGTGGACACCGACGACGACGCCGACGCCGGCGCGAAGGTCCACCAGCGTGGTGCCCGGATGGCCGTGCTCAACGCGCCGCAGATGCGTCAGCTCGCGCCGGACCTCGTGATCTCCGACGCCATCACCACGGCGGGCGGGTTCTGCGCCGAACTGCTCGGGCTGCCCTGGGTCGAACTCAACCCGCACCCGCTGTACCGGCCGTCGAAGGGGCTTCCGCCGATCGGCAGCGGCCTGGCGCCCGGCGTGGGTTTCCGCGGCCGGCTGCGCGACGCGATCCTGCGCGCCCTCTCCGCCCGGTCATGGCGGCAGGGCATTCGCCAGCGCTCGGCGGCGCGTGTGCAAATCGGTTTGCCCGCAGACGATCCCGGCCCGCGCCGACGGTTGATCGCCACGTTGCCGGCGCTGGAGGTGCCCCGGCCGGACTGGCCCACCGAAGCCGTGGTGGTGGGTCCGCTGCACTTCGAGCCGACGTCGGCGACGCTCGACATCCCGCCGGGCGACGGACCCGTCGTGGTCGTCGCACCCTCGACTGCCACCACCGGTGAACGCGGCCTTGCCGAGGTCGCGTTGGAGACTTTGACGCCGGGGGAGGTGGTGCCACCGGGTTCGCGCGTCGTGGTGTCGCGACTGGGCGGCACGGAGGTCACGGTGCCGCCGTGGGCGGTGGTCGGGCTGGGAAGACAGGACGAACTGCTCTCGCATGCCGACCTGGTGATCTGCGGAGGCGGCCACGGCATGGTGGCCAAGACACTGCTGGCCGGAGTTCCGATGGTGGTGGTCCCCGGCGGGGGCGACCAATGGGAGATCGCGAATCGTGTTGTGCGCCAGGGGAGCGCGCAACTGGTGCGTCCTCTCGCCCCGGATGCGCTCGCGCAGGCGGTACGCGAGGTGTTGGACACACCCCGCTACCGGCAGGCGGCGCGGCGGGCGGGGGCGACCGTCTCCGACGTCGAAGATCCGGTACGGGTGTGCCATGAAGCGCTGGCTGCGTCGGCGTAG
- the hypC_1 gene encoding hydrogenase assembly chaperone HypC/HupF yields the protein MCLGIPGRVVTMLEGYGDQLALVEVAGEHRKVNVGMLPEETFTPGDWVIIHMGFVVEKTDKAGADAALAGLQLFGRGEPVSGLEDSP from the coding sequence ATGTGTCTGGGGATTCCGGGGCGGGTCGTGACGATGCTGGAGGGCTACGGCGATCAGCTGGCCCTCGTCGAGGTCGCGGGTGAGCACCGCAAGGTCAACGTCGGCATGCTGCCCGAGGAGACGTTCACACCGGGCGACTGGGTCATCATCCACATGGGCTTCGTGGTGGAGAAGACCGACAAGGCAGGGGCCGACGCCGCACTCGCGGGTCTGCAATTGTTCGGCAGGGGCGAACCTGTTTCGGGCCTTGAGGATTCACCGTGA
- the hypF gene encoding (NiFe) hydrogenase maturation protein HypF → MTTRCRLRVRVRGVVQGVGFRPFVYTTAAALGLTGSVCNDSAGALVDVEGDTADVETFLVRLRDHPPPLAVIEGLDTEALPVAGGTGFVIADTSRTDGGRTLTSPDVAMCADCAAEQRDPRNRRFRHAFINCTNCGPRFTIIASLPYDRHATTMAGFDMCEACAREYHDPADRRFHAQPVCCPDCGPTLTYRDLAGASMTGESALQRARRLLTDGGILAVKGIGGYHLACDAADERAVAELRARKRRGDKPFAVMAPDLATARGLVEIDAPSARLLAGPQRPIVLMPQRHGAPVADAVAPHNRDLGILLAYTPLHALLFGLPGDAPGPTALVMTSANLAGEPICFADASTLERLSCIVDGWLMHDREILVPCDDSVMRMITLDGGDEPVELPIRRSRGYAPLPVALPMPVPPSLAVGADLKNTMAVADGRYAWLSQHIGDMDDLATLSAFDSAQRHLRDLTSVAPQVLVADAHPLYRSTEWARRNAADRPVKLVQHHHAHIAAVMAEHGLDGSTQVIGFAFDGTGYGPDRAVWGGEVLLANYKGYQRLAHLKYVALAGGDVSVLRPYRMALAHLRSAGIAWDPDLPPVSACPPDERQALARQLETGLGCVPTSSMGRLFDAVSSLAGVRHVVDYEAQAAIELEGISRGIDCGTDSYAFAVGTSHSTAVIDPAPVLHAIVDDLRAGVSSSVIGARFHRAVADLVVDLACTHADSSRPVALSGGVFQNALLLESTLNGLHGKGIDAMTHRTVPPNDGGIALGQLLVGNAS, encoded by the coding sequence GTGACCACGCGGTGCCGGCTGCGTGTCCGGGTCCGGGGAGTGGTTCAGGGCGTCGGCTTCCGGCCCTTCGTGTACACGACGGCGGCCGCGCTGGGGCTGACCGGAAGCGTCTGCAACGACAGCGCGGGCGCGCTCGTCGACGTCGAGGGCGACACCGCCGACGTCGAGACGTTTCTGGTCCGGTTGCGCGACCACCCACCGCCGCTGGCGGTGATCGAAGGCCTTGACACCGAAGCGCTTCCGGTCGCGGGCGGGACGGGTTTCGTCATCGCCGACACCTCGCGAACCGACGGTGGCCGCACGCTCACCTCACCCGACGTCGCCATGTGCGCCGACTGCGCCGCCGAACAACGTGACCCCCGCAACCGACGTTTCCGTCATGCGTTCATCAACTGCACCAACTGCGGACCGCGCTTCACCATCATCGCCTCGCTGCCCTACGACCGGCACGCCACGACCATGGCGGGCTTCGACATGTGCGAGGCCTGCGCGCGCGAATACCACGATCCCGCCGACCGCAGGTTCCACGCCCAGCCCGTCTGCTGCCCCGACTGCGGCCCGACGTTGACCTACCGCGACCTCGCGGGAGCCAGCATGACGGGCGAATCCGCGTTGCAGCGCGCGCGCCGGTTACTGACCGACGGAGGCATCCTCGCGGTCAAGGGCATCGGCGGCTACCACCTGGCCTGCGACGCCGCCGACGAACGCGCGGTCGCCGAGTTGCGTGCCAGGAAGCGCCGCGGCGACAAACCGTTCGCGGTAATGGCACCCGACCTCGCGACCGCTCGCGGCCTGGTCGAGATCGATGCGCCGTCGGCGCGGTTGCTGGCCGGACCGCAACGCCCCATCGTGTTGATGCCGCAGCGCCACGGCGCCCCCGTCGCCGACGCCGTCGCACCGCACAACCGCGACCTGGGCATCCTGCTGGCCTACACCCCGCTGCACGCTCTGCTGTTCGGGCTGCCCGGCGACGCACCCGGACCGACCGCGTTGGTGATGACGTCGGCCAACCTCGCCGGCGAGCCGATCTGCTTCGCCGATGCGAGCACGCTGGAACGGCTTTCATGCATCGTCGACGGTTGGCTGATGCACGACCGCGAAATCCTGGTGCCCTGCGACGACTCCGTGATGCGCATGATCACCCTCGACGGCGGAGACGAGCCGGTGGAATTGCCGATTCGGCGATCGCGCGGCTATGCGCCGCTGCCCGTGGCGTTGCCGATGCCGGTGCCGCCCTCGCTGGCGGTCGGCGCCGACCTGAAGAACACCATGGCGGTCGCGGACGGCCGATACGCATGGCTGAGCCAGCACATCGGCGACATGGACGATCTCGCGACGCTGTCGGCCTTCGATTCCGCGCAACGCCACCTGCGGGACTTGACGTCCGTCGCGCCGCAGGTGTTGGTCGCCGACGCGCATCCGCTGTACCGGTCGACCGAGTGGGCCCGGCGCAACGCGGCCGACCGGCCGGTCAAACTAGTTCAGCATCATCACGCGCACATCGCCGCGGTGATGGCCGAACACGGCCTCGACGGGTCCACCCAGGTGATCGGGTTCGCCTTCGACGGAACGGGTTACGGGCCCGACCGTGCGGTGTGGGGCGGCGAGGTGCTGCTGGCCAACTACAAGGGCTACCAACGGCTCGCGCACCTGAAGTACGTTGCCCTCGCGGGTGGTGACGTCAGCGTCCTTCGCCCGTATCGGATGGCCCTGGCACACCTGCGCTCGGCGGGGATCGCGTGGGATCCCGACCTGCCCCCGGTCTCGGCCTGTCCACCCGACGAGCGTCAAGCGCTTGCCCGGCAACTCGAGACCGGCCTCGGCTGCGTGCCGACCTCCAGCATGGGCCGGCTGTTCGACGCGGTGTCCTCGCTGGCCGGCGTGCGGCACGTCGTCGACTACGAGGCGCAGGCCGCCATCGAGCTGGAGGGTATCTCCCGCGGCATCGACTGCGGCACAGACTCTTACGCATTCGCCGTCGGCACAAGCCACTCGACGGCAGTGATCGATCCCGCCCCGGTGCTGCACGCCATCGTCGACGACCTCCGTGCGGGTGTGTCCTCGTCAGTCATCGGCGCCCGGTTCCACCGCGCGGTCGCCGATCTGGTTGTCGACCTCGCATGCACACACGCCGACTCGTCGCGGCCCGTGGCCCTGTCCGGCGGTGTGTTCCAGAACGCCCTGCTCCTCGAGTCGACCCTGAACGGGCTACACGGCAAGGGCATCGACGCGATGACCCATCGCACGGTGCCGCCCAACGACGGCGGTATCGCACTGGGCCAGTTGCTGGTGGGGAACGCATCATGA
- a CDS encoding hydrogenase maturation protease, which translates to MRRVPPDLAGPHVAVRDYGIGGMHLAYDLLDGCDALVLVDAIPSRGAPGTLHVFEADLTDARAETGLDAHAMDPAAVFASLNALGGTPPFTVVIGCEVDRVDEGIGLSDAVAAAVPEAVQVIGEVVAGLSARVSVTEG; encoded by the coding sequence ATGCGCCGCGTGCCGCCCGACCTCGCCGGACCACACGTTGCGGTCAGGGATTACGGGATCGGCGGCATGCACCTCGCCTACGACCTGCTCGACGGCTGCGACGCCCTGGTCCTCGTCGACGCCATCCCGAGTCGCGGCGCGCCCGGCACGCTCCACGTATTCGAGGCCGACCTCACCGACGCCCGGGCCGAAACGGGTCTGGACGCGCACGCGATGGATCCCGCGGCGGTGTTCGCCAGCCTCAATGCGCTCGGCGGCACCCCGCCCTTCACCGTGGTGATCGGCTGCGAGGTCGACCGCGTCGACGAGGGTATCGGTCTGTCGGATGCCGTCGCGGCGGCCGTACCGGAGGCGGTGCAGGTGATCGGCGAGGTGGTCGCCGGACTATCGGCCCGCGTCTCGGTGACGGAGGGCTGA
- a CDS encoding limonene-1,2-epoxide hydrolase, with amino-acid sequence MTDQASELKTDVDNIRAVETFLYALQDEDFDTADGLLADHVEWHNVGYPTIRGRQRIIGLMRRGQGRFGFEVKIHRIAADGSSVLTERTDALVFGPVRLQFWVCGTFEVHAGRITLWRDYFDTLDFLKATVRGLVAAVFPALRPTM; translated from the coding sequence ATGACCGACCAGGCTTCTGAACTGAAAACCGACGTCGACAACATCCGGGCGGTGGAAACGTTCCTCTACGCCCTGCAGGACGAGGATTTCGACACCGCCGACGGCCTGCTCGCCGATCACGTCGAATGGCACAACGTCGGCTACCCCACGATCCGCGGCCGTCAGCGCATCATCGGCCTGATGCGTCGCGGTCAGGGCCGCTTCGGCTTCGAGGTGAAAATCCACCGCATCGCCGCCGACGGCAGCTCCGTGCTCACCGAACGCACCGACGCGCTGGTGTTCGGACCGGTGCGCCTGCAGTTCTGGGTGTGCGGAACGTTCGAGGTGCACGCCGGTCGAATCACGTTGTGGCGCGACTACTTCGACACTCTGGACTTCCTCAAGGCGACGGTGCGCGGTCTGGTCGCGGCGGTGTTCCCAGCGCTGCGCCCCACGATGTGA
- the hypC_2 gene encoding hydrogenase assembly chaperone HypC/HupF: protein MCLGIPGQVVDIVDAEQSLAKVDVNGVRRTISVRLLVDDNLQVGDWVLVHVGFAMAKIDEREATLTLDQVQKMGADYAAEIEAFNSSEIA from the coding sequence ATGTGCCTCGGCATCCCCGGTCAGGTGGTCGACATCGTCGACGCCGAACAATCGCTGGCCAAGGTCGACGTCAACGGCGTCCGCAGAACCATCAGCGTGCGTCTGCTGGTCGACGACAATCTGCAGGTCGGCGACTGGGTCCTGGTTCACGTCGGGTTCGCGATGGCCAAGATCGACGAACGCGAGGCCACGCTCACCCTCGACCAGGTACAGAAGATGGGCGCCGACTACGCCGCCGAGATCGAAGCATTCAACTCGTCCGAAATCGCTTGA
- the hypE gene encoding hydrogenase expression/formation protein HypE, giving the protein MTRAASASEREDRVLERIDKFRQRRPRLLDEVVTLAHGAGGKSSAALVDAVFLEAFRNDELEQLGDAAAVRMPSGERLAFSTDSYVVSPRRFPGGSIGHVAVHGTINDLAVSGARPQWLSAAFVIEEGFPIAELREIVADMGEAALNAGVQIVTGDTKVVGRGAADGVYICTAGMGLIPEGRLLSRDSLEPGDKVVLSGTIGEHGMAVMLARGDLAIDADIASDTAPVHELVELLLTAAPSTRWMRDATRGGVGTVANELVKDAPFAMILDEERLPVLPQVLGACDMLGIDPLYVANEGKFVAVVPADEADAAVSALRGHPQGAQAAVVGEIVPEPHGIVALRTSFGGSRIVDMLVGDPLPRIC; this is encoded by the coding sequence ATGACACGAGCTGCGAGCGCGTCCGAACGCGAAGACCGGGTGCTGGAACGGATCGACAAGTTCCGGCAGCGACGACCGCGGCTGCTCGACGAAGTGGTGACGCTCGCGCACGGGGCGGGCGGCAAGTCGTCGGCCGCGCTCGTCGACGCGGTGTTCCTCGAGGCCTTCCGCAACGACGAACTCGAACAACTCGGTGACGCCGCCGCGGTGCGGATGCCGTCGGGCGAGCGGCTCGCTTTCTCCACCGACTCCTACGTGGTGTCGCCGCGGCGCTTCCCGGGCGGCTCCATCGGCCACGTCGCGGTGCACGGCACGATCAACGACCTGGCCGTCTCCGGTGCCCGCCCACAGTGGCTTTCGGCGGCGTTCGTGATCGAAGAGGGCTTTCCGATCGCCGAACTGCGCGAAATCGTCGCGGACATGGGCGAAGCCGCGTTGAACGCGGGCGTGCAGATCGTCACCGGCGACACGAAGGTCGTCGGCAGGGGCGCCGCCGACGGCGTCTACATCTGCACCGCGGGCATGGGTTTGATTCCCGAGGGCCGGCTGCTGTCCCGCGACAGCCTGGAGCCCGGCGACAAGGTCGTGCTGTCAGGCACGATCGGCGAGCACGGGATGGCCGTCATGCTGGCGCGCGGCGATCTGGCCATCGACGCCGACATCGCGTCGGACACCGCGCCGGTGCACGAACTCGTCGAGCTGCTGCTGACCGCGGCGCCGTCGACCCGGTGGATGCGCGATGCGACGCGCGGCGGTGTGGGCACGGTGGCCAACGAACTCGTCAAAGACGCGCCGTTCGCGATGATCCTCGACGAGGAGAGACTGCCCGTCCTGCCGCAGGTGCTCGGGGCGTGCGACATGCTCGGCATCGACCCGCTCTACGTGGCGAACGAGGGCAAGTTCGTCGCCGTCGTGCCCGCCGACGAAGCCGATGCGGCGGTGTCCGCGTTGCGCGGCCACCCGCAGGGCGCGCAGGCCGCGGTGGTCGGCGAGATCGTCCCCGAACCCCACGGAATCGTCGCGCTACGAACATCGTTCGGTGGCAGCCGGATCGTCGACATGCTCGTCGGCGACCCCCTGCCGCGGATATGTTGA
- a CDS encoding putative membrane alanine rich protein translates to MSSQRSRPEPLRSLVQRGVQNGIDTAAEWSDVLADKLNAAADPRAKLLRKRRWALRLTVFFTISCVFWIGVTGVVAAWDVPAWALFIPSPIAVGAAFLATLTFLRYRWLRREPLPPPRSRATRRLPPWGSAARQPMAALATSERGFFSLLGVLERGRMLPSDELRELAAAANQTATTMAATANEVMSMERAVRATPQSRAHLVPTIQAFTAQLDHGARQYGEMVNAAAQLVSAANAGPTSTSPMWQQRYRDELSNATDRLVGWAQAFNELGHVRGA, encoded by the coding sequence GTGAGTTCGCAGAGGAGTCGACCCGAGCCGTTGCGCTCGCTGGTGCAACGGGGTGTCCAGAACGGCATCGACACGGCCGCCGAGTGGTCCGATGTCCTGGCCGACAAGCTGAACGCCGCCGCCGACCCGCGCGCCAAGCTGCTCCGCAAGCGGCGCTGGGCGCTACGGCTCACCGTGTTCTTCACGATTTCCTGTGTGTTCTGGATCGGCGTGACCGGCGTCGTGGCGGCGTGGGATGTTCCCGCATGGGCGCTGTTCATCCCGTCGCCGATCGCCGTCGGCGCTGCTTTCTTGGCCACGTTGACGTTCTTGCGGTACCGCTGGCTGCGCCGCGAGCCGCTGCCGCCTCCGCGGTCCCGCGCCACCCGCAGGCTTCCACCGTGGGGATCGGCAGCCCGCCAGCCGATGGCGGCGTTGGCCACCTCCGAGCGTGGATTCTTCTCCCTGCTCGGGGTCCTGGAGCGGGGGCGGATGCTGCCGTCGGACGAACTCCGCGAGCTGGCCGCCGCGGCGAACCAGACCGCGACGACCATGGCAGCCACCGCGAACGAAGTGATGTCGATGGAGCGGGCGGTCCGCGCGACGCCGCAGTCGCGCGCCCACCTGGTGCCCACCATCCAGGCGTTCACGGCGCAACTCGATCACGGGGCACGGCAGTATGGCGAAATGGTCAACGCCGCAGCGCAACTGGTGTCGGCGGCGAACGCCGGCCCGACGTCGACCTCACCGATGTGGCAACAGCGTTACCGCGACGAGCTGTCCAACGCCACCGACCGGCTCGTGGGGTGGGCGCAGGCGTTCAACGAGCTCGGCCACGTTCGCGGGGCGTAG
- a CDS encoding phage shock protein A, PspA yields the protein MANPFVKAWKYLMALFSSKVDEYADPKVQIQQAIEEAQRQHQALTQQAAQVIGNQRQLEMRLNRQLADIEKLQVNVRQALTLADQAVANGDAAKATEYNNAAEAFAAQLVTAEQSVEDLKTLHDQALNAAGQAKKAVEQNAMMLQQKIAERTKLLSQLEQAKMQEQVSSSLRSMSELAAPGTTPSLDEVRQKIERRYANAMGEAELAQNSVQGRMLEVQQASVQMAGHSRLEQIRASMRGEQLPAGGNAAPQPAPPATNPQQATPENPLSQ from the coding sequence ATGGCCAATCCGTTCGTCAAGGCGTGGAAGTACCTCATGGCGCTGTTCAGCTCCAAGGTGGACGAATACGCCGACCCGAAAGTGCAGATTCAGCAGGCCATCGAGGAAGCCCAGCGCCAGCACCAGGCCCTGACCCAGCAGGCCGCCCAGGTGATCGGCAACCAGCGCCAGCTGGAGATGCGTCTGAACCGCCAGCTCGCCGACATCGAGAAGTTGCAGGTCAACGTGCGGCAGGCGTTGACGCTGGCCGATCAGGCCGTCGCCAACGGCGACGCCGCCAAGGCTACCGAGTACAACAACGCCGCCGAAGCGTTCGCCGCGCAGTTGGTCACCGCCGAGCAGAGCGTCGAGGATCTCAAGACCCTGCACGACCAGGCGCTCAACGCGGCCGGCCAGGCCAAGAAGGCCGTCGAGCAGAACGCGATGATGTTGCAGCAGAAAATCGCCGAACGCACCAAGCTGCTGTCCCAGCTCGAGCAGGCCAAGATGCAGGAGCAGGTCAGCTCGTCGCTGCGCTCGATGAGCGAGTTGGCCGCCCCGGGCACCACGCCCAGCCTCGACGAGGTGCGCCAGAAGATCGAGCGCCGGTATGCCAACGCCATGGGCGAGGCCGAGTTGGCGCAGAACTCGGTGCAGGGCCGGATGCTGGAGGTCCAGCAGGCCAGCGTGCAGATGGCCGGGCATTCCCGGCTGGAGCAGATCCGCGCCTCGATGCGCGGTGAGCAGTTGCCCGCGGGCGGCAACGCCGCTCCGCAACCCGCGCCCCCGGCGACCAATCCGCAGCAGGCGACACCGGAAAATCCGCTGTCTCAATAG